A single genomic interval of Camelina sativa cultivar DH55 chromosome 11, Cs, whole genome shotgun sequence harbors:
- the LOC104722775 gene encoding LOW QUALITY PROTEIN: jacalin-related lectin 45-like (The sequence of the model RefSeq protein was modified relative to this genomic sequence to represent the inferred CDS: inserted 2 bases in 1 codon) has product MVCFVYKIALFCSVFKAEFEVNHPDEYITLIWGTIRDDYISESRIINIEDLDGLDLEELNPPLENFTIQTSRMEENPRSKFGVSELQFKTSCGRTSQVFGSPGLGGIIGDAWDDGVYDCVRKVRVGEDAGRVSSIEFVYSNGDQLITYCHGKKLQEHDRYRFISSLTFKTSKDRDSEVFGKPKGTKFVLMAKXFDKLVGFRGRSFGNRVTALGANFAVVVAPPVKKLEAKGGDPGCEEWDDGIHEGVYKIIFKLRLGDEYITSVEGHYGQRLPLSGMVREVIELIGFKYITMLKFKTNKGITYEALGNEEEDHEYVGESFVLGMEGHKIVGFHCKFTFDTVHQIGVYVKPIDNP; this is encoded by the exons ATGGTATGCTTTGTCTATAaaattgctctgttttgctctgTGTTTAAGGCTGAGTTTGAAGTTAACCACCCAGACGAGTACATCACATTGATTTGGGGAACGATTAGAGATGATTACATATCTGAGAGTCGTATCATCAATATTGAGGACCTGGATGGATTAGACTTAGAGGAG ttaAACCCTCCACTTGAAAATTTCACTATACAAACTAGTCGAATGGAAGAGAATCCTAGGTCTAAATTTGGGGTGTCGGAGCTTCAGTTCAAGACATCATGCGGGAGAACATCTCAGGTGTTTGGTTCGCCCGGTTTG GGTGGAATCATTGGGGACGCTTGGGACGATGGGGTTTACGACTGTGTAAGGAAAGTGCGTGTTGGAGAAGATGCTGGTCGTGTCTCCTCCATTGAATTCGTATACAGTAATGGAGATCAGCTGATAACATATTGTCACGGCAAAAAGTTACAAGAAC ACGATAGATATCGTTTCATTTCGTCTTTAACCTTCAAAACATCAAAGGATAGAGACTCTGAGGTATTTGGGAAACCGAAGGGTACCAAATTCGTTCTCATGGCAAA GTTTGATAAGCTTGTCGGGTTCCGAGGAAGGTCTTTCGGTAATCGTGTCACTGCTCTCGGAGCAAATTTTGCGGTGGTGGTAGCTCCTCCAGTGAAGAAACTAGAAGCAAAAGGTGGGGATCCTGGTTGCGAGGAGTGGGATGATGGGATCCACGAAGGTGTTTACAAGATAATA TTTAAGCTAAGGTTAGGAGATGAATACATCACATCCGTTGAAGGACACTACGGTCAAAGACTGCCACTTTCTGGAATGGTGCGTGAAGTGATTGAACTTATTGGATTCAAATACATAACGATGCTTAAGTTCAAGACAAACAAGGGTATAACATATGAAGCGTTAggtaacgaagaagaagatcatgagTATGTGGGAGAATCGTTCGTGTTGGGGATGGAAGGTCACAAGATTGTTGGGTTCCATTGCAAGTTTACATTTGATACTGTTCATCAAATTGGTGTTTACGTCAAGCCAATCGATAACccttaa
- the LOC104722776 gene encoding somatic embryogenesis receptor kinase 4 isoform X2, whose amino-acid sequence MAAVSVTLLVLLSMFLSTPQSVQGNAELKALMELKSSLDPENKLLRSWTFNGDPCDGSFEGIACNQHLKVANISLQGKRLTGKLSPAVAELKCLSGLYLHYNSLSGEIPQEITNLTELSDLYLNVNNFSGEIPAAIGSMTGLQVMDLCCNSLTGKIPNNIGSLKKLNVLSLQHNKLTGEVPWSLGNLSMLSRLDLSFNSLLGLIPKTLANIPQLDTLDLRNNTLSGFVPPGLKKLSGRFQFENNTGLYGIDFPSLRACSAFNEANIEFKQPPGETDTDKTSLHNISESVYLQKHCNQTHCHKSSSKLPQVALISSVITVSITLIGAAILTFFRYRRRKQKISNTPEFSEGRLSTDQQKDLRASPLVSLAYTKEWDPLGDSRNGAEFSQQEPHLFVVNSSFRFNLEDIESATQCFSEANLMSRNSFTSVFKGVLRDGSPVAIRSINISSCKNEEVEFMNGLKLLSSLSHENLVKLRGFCCSRGRGECFLIYDFASKGKLSNFLDLQEKETNQILAWPARISIMKGIAKGIAYLHGSDQQKKHTTIHRNISVEKILLDEQLNPLIADSGLHNLLADDMVFSALKTSAAMGYLAPEYVTTGKFTEKTDVFAFGVIILQIISGKLMLTTSLRLAAEDGEVNGFIDEYLRGEFDKQEAVAMARIGISCTQEIPNNRPNMETLLQEINYMIKSE is encoded by the exons ATGGCTGCCGTAAGTGTCACGTTACTTGTTCTTCTCTCAATGTTTCTTTCAACTCCACAAAG TGTTCAAGGAAACGCAGAGCTAAAAGCTTTAATGGAGCTCAAATCGTCGCTTGACCCTGAGAACAAGCTTCTCCGATCATGGACGTTTAACGGCGACCCATGCGACGGATCTTTCGAAGGAATCGCCTGTAACCAGCATCTGAAAGTTGCAAACATATCTTTACAAGGGAAACGTTTGACCGGAAAATTGTCTCCGGCAGTTGCAGAGCTCAAATGTTTATCAGGTCTTTACTTGCATTACAATAGTCTCTCCGGAGAGATACCTCAAGAGATCACAAATCTCACTGAATTATCAGATCTTTATCTCAATGTTAATAACTTCTCCGGCGAGATTCCGGCAGCGATCGGCTCCATGACTGGCTTGCAAG TTATGGATCTTTGCTGCAACAGCTTAACAGGGAAGATACCAAATAACATTGGATCTTTGAAGAAACTAAACGTGTTGTCTCTGCAACACAACAAACTAACCGGAGAGGTTCCTTGGAGTTTGGGGAACTTGAGTATGTTAAGCAGGCTTGATTTGAGCTTCAACAGTTTGTTAGGTCTAATCCCAAAAACCCTAGCCAACATTCCTCAGTTGGATACTCTTGACTTGCGCAACAATACTCTCTCTGGCTTTGTTCCTCCTG GTCTCAAGAAGTTGTCGGGGAGATTTCAGTTTGAGAACAACACTGGATTATATGGTATAGATTTCCCTTCTTTGAGAGCTTGTTCTGCTTTCAATGAAGCAAATATCGAATTCAAGCAGCCTCCGGGTGAAACAGACACTGATAAGACATCTCTTCATAACATCTCTGAGTCCGTATATCTCCAGAAGCATTGCAACCAAACACATTGCCACAAATCCTCATCAAAACTCCCACAAGTTGCGTTGATATCAAGCGTGATCACCGTCTCTATAACATTGATTGGTGCCGCTATATTAACCTTCTTTCGATAcagaagaaggaagcaaaagATTAGTAACACACCTGAGTTTTCCGAGGGAAGACTCAGCACAGATCAGCAAAAAGATCTCCGTGCATCGCCTCTCGTGAGTCTTGCCTACACCAAAGAATGGGATCCGCTAGGTGATAGCAGAAACGGAGCTGAGTTCTCACAACAAGAGCCTCATCTCTTTGTTGTTAATAGTAGCTTCAGGTTTAACTTAGAAGACATTGAATCTGCAACACAGTGTTTCTCAGAAGCTAACCTAATGAGTAGAAACAGCTTCACCTCAGTGTTCAAAGGAGTCCTGAGAGATGGTTCTCCGGTAGCTATCAGAAGCATCAACATAAGCAGTTGCAAGAACGAAGAAGTCGAATTCATGAACGGTCTAAAGCTTTTATCTTCGCTGTCACACGAAAACCTAGTGAAGCTACGCGGATTCTGCTGTTCTAGAGGCAGAGGAGAGTGTTTCCTCATCTATGATTTTGCTTCAAAAGGAAAGCTTTCGAACTTTCTtgatttacaagaaaaagaaaccaatcAAATTCTTGCTTGGCCTGCAAGAATCTCCATCATGAAAGGGATTGCAAAAG GTATTGCTTACTTACATGGAAGTGATCAACAAAAGAAGCATACAACAATTCATCGAAACATCTCAGTCGAAAAAATCCTACTCGATGAGCAACTCAACCCACTAATAGCTGATTCAGGTTTACACAACCTTCTAGCAGATGATATGGTCTTCTCAGCACTCAAAACAAGTGCAGCAATGGGATACTTAGCACCAGAATACGTCACAACCGGAAAATTCACCGAGAAAACCGACGTTTTCGCCTTTGGAGTCATCATACTCCAGATAATCTCTGGCAAACTCATGCTTACAACTTCACTGAGACTTGCAGCTGAAGATGGAGAAGTCAACGGTTTCATTGATGAATATCTCCGTGGAGAGTTTGATAAACAAGAGGCGGTTGCAATGGCGAGGATTGGGATAAGCTGTACACAAGAGATTCCAAACAATAGGCCTAATATGGAGACATTGCTTCAGGAGATAAACTATATGATAAAGAGTGAATGA
- the LOC104722773 gene encoding methyl-CpG-binding domain-containing protein 1: protein MDARSADSTTLESKANTSSEMDIDIFAVQCEECYKWRQINTLEDYEYIRRKLRDDEFVCERIEGMTCKDAEELKYDSSKAWAIDKPGLLETPRGFERNVVMRTDYSGTDVYYITSIGKKLETHAEVAAFIEANPDYSNAPLGDFDFTAPLVMEDTVPSVDVETLEPSKEND, encoded by the exons ATGGACGCTAGATCTGCGGATTCAACAACTCTTGAG AGCAAAGCCAATACTTCTTCAGAGATGGATATTGATATCTTTGCTGTGCAATGTGAGGAGTGCTACAAGTGGAGGCAGATTAATACTCTAGAAGATTACGAGTATATCAGAAGGAAACTACGAGATGACGAGTTTGTGTGCGAGAGGATAGAAGGGATGACATGTAAAGATGCTGAAGAACTCAAGTATGATTCCTCCAAGGCATGGGCCATTGACAAGCCTGGCTTGCTTGAGACACCAAGAGGGTTCGAGAGGAACGTAGTTATGAGAACAGACTACTCCGGAACGGATGTGTACTACATAACTTCTATTGGAAAGAAGTTGGAGACGCACGCTGAGGTTGCAGCCTTCATTGAGGCCAATCCAGATTATAGTAATGCCCCGCTCGGAGATTTTGATTTCACAGCCCCATTGGTGATGGAagacactgtccccagtgtagATGTGGAGACCCTCGAGCCATCCAAGGAAAACGACTGA
- the LOC104722774 gene encoding uncharacterized protein LOC104722774 isoform X2, with the protein MQGGGGGGRDPFGGFNGFGGGSFGGFGGPPNLMSSFLGGRDPFDDPFFTQPFGGGMLHSNFFGGSSMNPFPEMRPPPGFIDQPPGPSRSSRGPIIEEIDSDDDEKEGEEEGGKEKKKGSLGKHGRSTSEADTEFARVEAEGERRNRELQYMNANPERRNSQQMQNMNVGGMVNNGLWQPQTRSYSFHSSSVTYGGHNGNYYTSSKTRRTGCDGLTLEESREANTATREAAHRISRGLHNKGHTVARKLNSDGRVDTTQTLHNLNEDELADFEQSWSGNARRQMQLPGRSGSFGSGLVNREQPVLLPSTDPSPSHARSEPSRRTKGAMNLRGHGRN; encoded by the exons ATGcaaggaggtggtggtggtggtagagATCCTTTTGGTGGATTTAATGGTTTTGGAGGAGGCTCTTTTGGTGGATTTGGTGGTCCTCCAAACCTCATGTCCAGTTTTTTGGGTGGAAGAGATCCGTTTGATGATCCTTTTTTCACCCAGCCTTTTGGTGGTGGCATGCTTCACTCCAATTTCTTTGGAGGTTCCAGCATGAATCCTTTTCCAGAAATGCGTCCTCCACCCGGTTTTATTGATCAGCCACCAGGACCAAGTCGATCCTCACGTGGACCTATTATTGAAGAGattgattctgatgatgatgagaaagaaggagaagaagaaggggggaaagagaagaagaaagggagtcTTGGCAAACATGGCCGGTCGACCAGTGAGGCCGATACTGAATTTGCTAGAGTGGAAGCGGAAGGAG AGAGAAGGAACAGAGAATTGCAATACATGAATGCAAATCCGGAGAGAAGAAACTCACAGCAAATGCAGAACATGAATGTTGGTGGTATGGTGAACAATGGACTATGGCAACCACAGACCCGTAGTTATAGTTTCCATAGCTCCTCTGTTACTTACGGTGGTCACAACGGCAACTACTACACTTCTTCCAAGACCAGACGGACTGGATGTGATGGG TTAACTCTTGAAGAAAGCAGAGAGGCCAACACTGCAACGCGGGAAGCTGCACACAGGATCTCCAGAGGCCTTCATAACAAG GGCCACACAGTTGCGCGTAAACTTAACTCAGATGGTCGTGTTGATACAACGCAGACCTTGCACAATTTAAACGAAG ATGAATTGGCTGACTTTGAGCAGTCTTGGAGTGGAAATGCTAGAAGGCAAATGCAGTTACCTGGTCGGTCTGGTTCCTTTGGCA GCGGTCTTGTAAACAGAGAGCAACCAGTGTTGCTTCCCTCGACTGATCCAAGTCCTTCGCATGCACGATCAGAACcatcaagaagaacaaaagGTGCAATGAATCTAAGAGGACATGGCAGAAACTAA
- the LOC104722774 gene encoding uncharacterized protein LOC104722774 isoform X1, which translates to MQGGGGGGRDPFGGFNGFGGGSFGGFGGPPNLMSSFLGGRDPFDDPFFTQPFGGGMLHSNFFGGSSMNPFPEMRPPPGFIDQPPGPSRSSRGPIIEEIDSDDDEKEGEEEGGKEKKKGSLGKHGRSTSEADTEFARVEAEGGDYNNLFFYFYLSSIGTECVCFFFMFDAERRNRELQYMNANPERRNSQQMQNMNVGGMVNNGLWQPQTRSYSFHSSSVTYGGHNGNYYTSSKTRRTGCDGLTLEESREANTATREAAHRISRGLHNKGHTVARKLNSDGRVDTTQTLHNLNEDELADFEQSWSGNARRQMQLPGRSGSFGSGLVNREQPVLLPSTDPSPSHARSEPSRRTKGAMNLRGHGRN; encoded by the exons ATGcaaggaggtggtggtggtggtagagATCCTTTTGGTGGATTTAATGGTTTTGGAGGAGGCTCTTTTGGTGGATTTGGTGGTCCTCCAAACCTCATGTCCAGTTTTTTGGGTGGAAGAGATCCGTTTGATGATCCTTTTTTCACCCAGCCTTTTGGTGGTGGCATGCTTCACTCCAATTTCTTTGGAGGTTCCAGCATGAATCCTTTTCCAGAAATGCGTCCTCCACCCGGTTTTATTGATCAGCCACCAGGACCAAGTCGATCCTCACGTGGACCTATTATTGAAGAGattgattctgatgatgatgagaaagaaggagaagaagaaggggggaaagagaagaagaaagggagtcTTGGCAAACATGGCCGGTCGACCAGTGAGGCCGATACTGAATTTGCTAGAGTGGAAGCGGAAGGAGGTGATTACAACAAccttttcttctatttctacCTTAGTTCTATTGGAACtgagtgtgtgtgttttttttttatgtttgatgcaGAGAGAAGGAACAGAGAATTGCAATACATGAATGCAAATCCGGAGAGAAGAAACTCACAGCAAATGCAGAACATGAATGTTGGTGGTATGGTGAACAATGGACTATGGCAACCACAGACCCGTAGTTATAGTTTCCATAGCTCCTCTGTTACTTACGGTGGTCACAACGGCAACTACTACACTTCTTCCAAGACCAGACGGACTGGATGTGATGGG TTAACTCTTGAAGAAAGCAGAGAGGCCAACACTGCAACGCGGGAAGCTGCACACAGGATCTCCAGAGGCCTTCATAACAAG GGCCACACAGTTGCGCGTAAACTTAACTCAGATGGTCGTGTTGATACAACGCAGACCTTGCACAATTTAAACGAAG ATGAATTGGCTGACTTTGAGCAGTCTTGGAGTGGAAATGCTAGAAGGCAAATGCAGTTACCTGGTCGGTCTGGTTCCTTTGGCA GCGGTCTTGTAAACAGAGAGCAACCAGTGTTGCTTCCCTCGACTGATCCAAGTCCTTCGCATGCACGATCAGAACcatcaagaagaacaaaagGTGCAATGAATCTAAGAGGACATGGCAGAAACTAA
- the LOC104722776 gene encoding somatic embryogenesis receptor kinase 4 isoform X1 — protein sequence MVAVSVTLLVLLSILLPTPPTVQGNAELKALMELKSSLDPENKLLRSWTFNGDPCDGSFEGIACNQHLKVANISLQGKRLTGKLSPAVAELKCLSGLYLHYNSLSGEIPQEITNLTELSDLYLNVNNFSGEIPAAIGSMTGLQVMDLCCNSLTGKIPNNIGSLKKLNVLSLQHNKLTGEVPWSLGNLSMLSRLDLSFNSLLGLIPKTLANIPQLDTLDLRNNTLSGFVPPGLKKLSGRFQFENNTGLYGIDFPSLRACSAFNEANIEFKQPPGETDTDKTSLHNISESVYLQKHCNQTHCHKSSSKLPQVALISSVITVSITLIGAAILTFFRYRRRKQKISNTPEFSEGRLSTDQQKDLRASPLVSLAYTKEWDPLGDSRNGAEFSQQEPHLFVVNSSFRFNLEDIESATQCFSEANLMSRNSFTSVFKGVLRDGSPVAIRSINISSCKNEEVEFMNGLKLLSSLSHENLVKLRGFCCSRGRGECFLIYDFASKGKLSNFLDLQEKETNQILAWPARISIMKGIAKGIAYLHGSDQQKKHTTIHRNISVEKILLDEQLNPLIADSGLHNLLADDMVFSALKTSAAMGYLAPEYVTTGKFTEKTDVFAFGVIILQIISGKLMLTTSLRLAAEDGEVNGFIDEYLRGEFDKQEAVAMARIGISCTQEIPNNRPNMETLLQEINYMIKSE from the exons ATGGTTGCCGTAAGTGTCACGTTACTTGTTCTTCTCTCAATCCTTCTTCCAACTCCACCAACTGTTCAAGGAAACGCAGAGCTAAAAGCTTTAATGGAGCTCAAATCGTCGCTTGACCCTGAGAACAAGCTTCTCCGATCATGGACGTTTAACGGCGACCCATGCGACGGATCTTTCGAAGGAATCGCCTGTAACCAGCATCTGAAAGTTGCAAACATATCTTTACAAGGGAAACGTTTGACCGGAAAATTGTCTCCGGCAGTTGCAGAGCTCAAATGTTTATCAGGTCTTTACTTGCATTACAATAGTCTCTCCGGAGAGATACCTCAAGAGATCACAAATCTCACTGAATTATCAGATCTTTATCTCAATGTTAATAACTTCTCCGGCGAGATTCCGGCAGCGATCGGCTCCATGACTGGCTTGCAAG TTATGGATCTTTGCTGCAACAGCTTAACAGGGAAGATACCAAATAACATTGGATCTTTGAAGAAACTAAACGTGTTGTCTCTGCAACACAACAAACTAACCGGAGAGGTTCCTTGGAGTTTGGGGAACTTGAGTATGTTAAGCAGGCTTGATTTGAGCTTCAACAGTTTGTTAGGTCTAATCCCAAAAACCCTAGCCAACATTCCTCAGTTGGATACTCTTGACTTGCGCAACAATACTCTCTCTGGCTTTGTTCCTCCTG GTCTCAAGAAGTTGTCGGGGAGATTTCAGTTTGAGAACAACACTGGATTATATGGTATAGATTTCCCTTCTTTGAGAGCTTGTTCTGCTTTCAATGAAGCAAATATCGAATTCAAGCAGCCTCCGGGTGAAACAGACACTGATAAGACATCTCTTCATAACATCTCTGAGTCCGTATATCTCCAGAAGCATTGCAACCAAACACATTGCCACAAATCCTCATCAAAACTCCCACAAGTTGCGTTGATATCAAGCGTGATCACCGTCTCTATAACATTGATTGGTGCCGCTATATTAACCTTCTTTCGATAcagaagaaggaagcaaaagATTAGTAACACACCTGAGTTTTCCGAGGGAAGACTCAGCACAGATCAGCAAAAAGATCTCCGTGCATCGCCTCTCGTGAGTCTTGCCTACACCAAAGAATGGGATCCGCTAGGTGATAGCAGAAACGGAGCTGAGTTCTCACAACAAGAGCCTCATCTCTTTGTTGTTAATAGTAGCTTCAGGTTTAACTTAGAAGACATTGAATCTGCAACACAGTGTTTCTCAGAAGCTAACCTAATGAGTAGAAACAGCTTCACCTCAGTGTTCAAAGGAGTCCTGAGAGATGGTTCTCCGGTAGCTATCAGAAGCATCAACATAAGCAGTTGCAAGAACGAAGAAGTCGAATTCATGAACGGTCTAAAGCTTTTATCTTCGCTGTCACACGAAAACCTAGTGAAGCTACGCGGATTCTGCTGTTCTAGAGGCAGAGGAGAGTGTTTCCTCATCTATGATTTTGCTTCAAAAGGAAAGCTTTCGAACTTTCTtgatttacaagaaaaagaaaccaatcAAATTCTTGCTTGGCCTGCAAGAATCTCCATCATGAAAGGGATTGCAAAAG GTATTGCTTACTTACATGGAAGTGATCAACAAAAGAAGCATACAACAATTCATCGAAACATCTCAGTCGAAAAAATCCTACTCGATGAGCAACTCAACCCACTAATAGCTGATTCAGGTTTACACAACCTTCTAGCAGATGATATGGTCTTCTCAGCACTCAAAACAAGTGCAGCAATGGGATACTTAGCACCAGAATACGTCACAACCGGAAAATTCACCGAGAAAACCGACGTTTTCGCCTTTGGAGTCATCATACTCCAGATAATCTCTGGCAAACTCATGCTTACAACTTCACTGAGACTTGCAGCTGAAGATGGAGAAGTCAACGGTTTCATTGATGAATATCTCCGTGGAGAGTTTGATAAACAAGAGGCGGTTGCAATGGCGAGGATTGGGATAAGCTGTACACAAGAGATTCCAAACAATAGGCCTAATATGGAGACATTGCTTCAGGAGATAAACTATATGATAAAGAGTGAATGA